One window from the genome of Megalobrama amblycephala isolate DHTTF-2021 linkage group LG4, ASM1881202v1, whole genome shotgun sequence encodes:
- the si:ch211-110p13.9 gene encoding uncharacterized protein si:ch211-110p13.9 isoform X1 yields MLPCNHGVSLINMSYWESGKRRIRFLYLTNNNSFNVTKPSTNEDEMIPLFLGADLFSDTDVRSENQPRYHAKFAKRGLATKLVFSSDFRFQGLRLPCSSNSLWFYSVQGVFRVAFELYNKQDQLSIMESFQDLWKSRINDNNLNMTYHLGAQHVQPQNDQEAQTILANNKTCPSYQSHRHADGGGMDIFPVTTVQSDVSSSTDHDYCSSTEQTNSSSSALLAEKLHSLAEKVKLLTNIEAEQLNTTTKVLDYVEYSITGTIEEERLTDAVMAMFQTHFKSYSIYSSSLLKAVAGWLGQQFNAANSTISHRVEGFKAQHIEHITNLPPPEELATELFPEAMRNLLAHWMGLSDEAENWKRHSEYPILLLILEFANHNLITGVAHVLYSSLICK; encoded by the exons ATGCTCCCCTGTAACCACG GAGTTTCTCTCATCAATATGTCATATTGGGAGAGTGGGAAGAGGAGGATACGATTCTTATATCTTACAAACAATAACTCGTTTAATGTGACTAAACCGAGCACTAATGAG gATGAGATGATCCCTCTCTTTCTTGGAGCTGATCTGTTCTCAGACACAGACGTTCGCAGTGAAAACCAACCCAGATACCATGCCAAATTTGCTAAACGAGGATTGGCAACTAAACTGGTTTTCTCATCAG ACTTCAGATTCCAAGGGCTGCGACTTCCTTGTTCCAGCAACAGTCTGTGGTTCTATAGTGTTCAAGGGGTTTTTCGAGTGGCATTTGAACTGTATAACAAACAAGACCAGCTCTCAATCATGGAGTCGTTTCAG GATCTATGGAAATCACGAATAAATGACAACAATTTAAACATGACCTATCATCTTGGTGCCCAGCACGTTCAACCCCAAAATGATCAAGAGGCGCAAACAATTTtggcaaataataaaacatgtccATCATACCAAAGCCATCGACACGCTGACGGAGGGGGAATGGACATCTTTCCAGTAACCACAGTTCAGTCAGATGTTTCATCATCTACAGACCATGACTACTGTTCCTCAACAGAGCAAACAAACTCAAGCTCGTCTGCTTTACTTGCCGAGAAACTTCACAGCCTAGCAGAAAAAGTGAAGTTACTTACAAATATTGAAGCAGAACAATTAAACACTACCACAAAGGTCTTGGACTATGTTGAATACTCTATTACCGGGACGATTGAAGAGGAAAGACTGACAGATGCCGTGATGGCCATGTTTCAAACTCATTTTAAGAGCTACTCCATCTACTCAAGCAGTCTGCTAAAGGCAGTGGCAGGTTGGCTTGGCCAGCAGTTCAATGCAGCCAACAGCACCATAAGCCACCGGGTTGAAGGTTTTAAGGCCCAACACATTGAACACATTACGAACTTGCCACCTCCAGAGGAGCTGGCAACTGAACTTTTCCCAGAGGCAATGCGGAACCTTCTGGCACACTGGATGGGACTGAGTGACGAGGCAGAAAACTGGAAACGACACAGCGAATACCCCATTTTATTGCTTATCCTAGAATTTGCCAATCACAATCTTATCACTGGAGTGGCCCATGTATTGTATTCCAGTCTAATATGCAAATAA
- the si:ch211-110p13.9 gene encoding uncharacterized protein si:ch211-110p13.9 isoform X2: protein MTSVGVSLINMSYWESGKRRIRFLYLTNNNSFNVTKPSTNEDEMIPLFLGADLFSDTDVRSENQPRYHAKFAKRGLATKLVFSSDFRFQGLRLPCSSNSLWFYSVQGVFRVAFELYNKQDQLSIMESFQDLWKSRINDNNLNMTYHLGAQHVQPQNDQEAQTILANNKTCPSYQSHRHADGGGMDIFPVTTVQSDVSSSTDHDYCSSTEQTNSSSSALLAEKLHSLAEKVKLLTNIEAEQLNTTTKVLDYVEYSITGTIEEERLTDAVMAMFQTHFKSYSIYSSSLLKAVAGWLGQQFNAANSTISHRVEGFKAQHIEHITNLPPPEELATELFPEAMRNLLAHWMGLSDEAENWKRHSEYPILLLILEFANHNLITGVAHVLYSSLICK from the exons ATGACATCTGTAGGAGTTTCTCTCATCAATATGTCATATTGGGAGAGTGGGAAGAGGAGGATACGATTCTTATATCTTACAAACAATAACTCGTTTAATGTGACTAAACCGAGCACTAATGAG gATGAGATGATCCCTCTCTTTCTTGGAGCTGATCTGTTCTCAGACACAGACGTTCGCAGTGAAAACCAACCCAGATACCATGCCAAATTTGCTAAACGAGGATTGGCAACTAAACTGGTTTTCTCATCAG ACTTCAGATTCCAAGGGCTGCGACTTCCTTGTTCCAGCAACAGTCTGTGGTTCTATAGTGTTCAAGGGGTTTTTCGAGTGGCATTTGAACTGTATAACAAACAAGACCAGCTCTCAATCATGGAGTCGTTTCAG GATCTATGGAAATCACGAATAAATGACAACAATTTAAACATGACCTATCATCTTGGTGCCCAGCACGTTCAACCCCAAAATGATCAAGAGGCGCAAACAATTTtggcaaataataaaacatgtccATCATACCAAAGCCATCGACACGCTGACGGAGGGGGAATGGACATCTTTCCAGTAACCACAGTTCAGTCAGATGTTTCATCATCTACAGACCATGACTACTGTTCCTCAACAGAGCAAACAAACTCAAGCTCGTCTGCTTTACTTGCCGAGAAACTTCACAGCCTAGCAGAAAAAGTGAAGTTACTTACAAATATTGAAGCAGAACAATTAAACACTACCACAAAGGTCTTGGACTATGTTGAATACTCTATTACCGGGACGATTGAAGAGGAAAGACTGACAGATGCCGTGATGGCCATGTTTCAAACTCATTTTAAGAGCTACTCCATCTACTCAAGCAGTCTGCTAAAGGCAGTGGCAGGTTGGCTTGGCCAGCAGTTCAATGCAGCCAACAGCACCATAAGCCACCGGGTTGAAGGTTTTAAGGCCCAACACATTGAACACATTACGAACTTGCCACCTCCAGAGGAGCTGGCAACTGAACTTTTCCCAGAGGCAATGCGGAACCTTCTGGCACACTGGATGGGACTGAGTGACGAGGCAGAAAACTGGAAACGACACAGCGAATACCCCATTTTATTGCTTATCCTAGAATTTGCCAATCACAATCTTATCACTGGAGTGGCCCATGTATTGTATTCCAGTCTAATATGCAAATAA
- the si:ch211-110p13.9 gene encoding uncharacterized protein si:ch211-110p13.9 isoform X3 yields the protein MIPLFLGADLFSDTDVRSENQPRYHAKFAKRGLATKLVFSSDFRFQGLRLPCSSNSLWFYSVQGVFRVAFELYNKQDQLSIMESFQDLWKSRINDNNLNMTYHLGAQHVQPQNDQEAQTILANNKTCPSYQSHRHADGGGMDIFPVTTVQSDVSSSTDHDYCSSTEQTNSSSSALLAEKLHSLAEKVKLLTNIEAEQLNTTTKVLDYVEYSITGTIEEERLTDAVMAMFQTHFKSYSIYSSSLLKAVAGWLGQQFNAANSTISHRVEGFKAQHIEHITNLPPPEELATELFPEAMRNLLAHWMGLSDEAENWKRHSEYPILLLILEFANHNLITGVAHVLYSSLICK from the exons ATGATCCCTCTCTTTCTTGGAGCTGATCTGTTCTCAGACACAGACGTTCGCAGTGAAAACCAACCCAGATACCATGCCAAATTTGCTAAACGAGGATTGGCAACTAAACTGGTTTTCTCATCAG ACTTCAGATTCCAAGGGCTGCGACTTCCTTGTTCCAGCAACAGTCTGTGGTTCTATAGTGTTCAAGGGGTTTTTCGAGTGGCATTTGAACTGTATAACAAACAAGACCAGCTCTCAATCATGGAGTCGTTTCAG GATCTATGGAAATCACGAATAAATGACAACAATTTAAACATGACCTATCATCTTGGTGCCCAGCACGTTCAACCCCAAAATGATCAAGAGGCGCAAACAATTTtggcaaataataaaacatgtccATCATACCAAAGCCATCGACACGCTGACGGAGGGGGAATGGACATCTTTCCAGTAACCACAGTTCAGTCAGATGTTTCATCATCTACAGACCATGACTACTGTTCCTCAACAGAGCAAACAAACTCAAGCTCGTCTGCTTTACTTGCCGAGAAACTTCACAGCCTAGCAGAAAAAGTGAAGTTACTTACAAATATTGAAGCAGAACAATTAAACACTACCACAAAGGTCTTGGACTATGTTGAATACTCTATTACCGGGACGATTGAAGAGGAAAGACTGACAGATGCCGTGATGGCCATGTTTCAAACTCATTTTAAGAGCTACTCCATCTACTCAAGCAGTCTGCTAAAGGCAGTGGCAGGTTGGCTTGGCCAGCAGTTCAATGCAGCCAACAGCACCATAAGCCACCGGGTTGAAGGTTTTAAGGCCCAACACATTGAACACATTACGAACTTGCCACCTCCAGAGGAGCTGGCAACTGAACTTTTCCCAGAGGCAATGCGGAACCTTCTGGCACACTGGATGGGACTGAGTGACGAGGCAGAAAACTGGAAACGACACAGCGAATACCCCATTTTATTGCTTATCCTAGAATTTGCCAATCACAATCTTATCACTGGAGTGGCCCATGTATTGTATTCCAGTCTAATATGCAAATAA
- the rsrc2 gene encoding arginine/serine-rich coiled-coil protein 2 isoform X3 produces the protein MAANDDEFGLETCKTSRSSKHCSRSRSRSVERKRKSGDKRHRRSHSRSKEARKKDSEKALKCQSGSEEQMEPSDKGRDRLSEDVEERHRRKDKKSSRPRSLSRSRSKERRHHSRNWDKRRSRSRSGERRSRSRDKKRRARSRSNSRSKHKHRSRSRSKSRLERAKKLQEQKEKELLEKRQQEQAAAAAPLLCDTVTAAPGPALNVAALLASGTQVTPQIAMAAQMAALQAKTLAETGIAVPSYYNPSAVNPMKFAEQEKKRKMLWQGKKEGDKSQTAELWEKLNFGNKDQNVKFRKLMGIKGEEEGSSSGTVDEEGLKTLQQQEEMFRNLDVQYEMARSQTHTQRGMGLGFSSSFSSRGMDAV, from the exons ATGGCG GCAAATGACGACGAGTTCGGCTTGGAAACCTGCAAAACATCCCGGAGCTCGAAGCATTGTTCACGGTCCAGATCGCGCTCAGTGGAGCGAAAGCGCAAGTCAG gAGACAAGAGGCACAGACGAAGCCACAGCAGAAGCAAAGAG GCACGGAAGAAAGACTCTGAGAAAGCTCTGAAATGTCAGAGTGGATCAGAGGAGCAGATGGAGCCGTCGGATAAAGGCCGTGACAGGCTGTCTGAAGACGTGGAGGAGCGACATCGCAGAAAAGACAAGAAGTCCTCCAGGCCAAGAAGCCTATCAAGATCCCGTTCAAAGGAAAG ACGACATCATAGTCGAAACTGGGACAAAAGAAGATCTCGCTCACGCAGTGGTGAAAGGCGATCGAGGAGTCGCGACAAGAAGAGACGGGCCAGGTCTCGATCAAACTCCAGAAGCAAACACAAACATCGCAGCAGGAGCCGTAGCAAGAGCAG GTTGGAGAGAGCAAAGAAGCTTCAAGAACAGAAAGAAAAGGAGTTGTTGGAAAAACGGCAACAAGAGCAAGCAGCAG CAGCTGCTCCACTGTTGTGTGATACGGTCACCGCCGCACCCGGTCCAGCCCTGAACGTCGCAGCACTGCTGGCCTCTGGCACACAGGTCACGCCCCAGATCGCAATGGCTGCTCAGATGGCAGCGCTTCAGGCCAAGACGCTGGCAGAGACTGGCATTGCTGTGCCAAGCTACTACAATCCCTCAGCGGTCAACCCAATGAAGTTTGCGGAGCaggagaagaagaggaagatgtTGTGGCAGGGGAAGAAAGAAGGG GACAAGTCACAGACAGCTGAGCTGTGGGAGAAGCTGAATTTTGGCAATAAAGACCAAAATGTGAAGTTTCGCAAGCTTATGGGAATTAAA GGTGAAGAGGAAGGCAGTTCATCAGGAACTGTTGACGAAGAAGGTCTTAAAACCTTGCAGCAGCAGGAAGAGATGTTCCGCAACCTGGACGTCCAGTACGAGATGGCCCGCTCACAGACGCACACGCAGAGGGGAATGGGCCTCGGCTTCTCCTCCTCTTTTTCATCAAGGGGCATGGATGCCGTCTGA
- the rsrc2 gene encoding arginine/serine-rich coiled-coil protein 2 isoform X1 — translation MAANDDEFGLETCKTSRSSKHCSRSRSRSVERKRKSGDKRHRRSHSRSKEARKKDSEKALKCQSGSEEQMEPSDKGRDRLSEDVEERHRRKDKKSSRPRSLSRSRSKERRHHSRNWDKRRSRSRSGERRSRSRDKKRRARSRSNSRSKHKHRSRSRSKSREKKKRTEKARRKSRSRSVSPVTFRGRNTAMDAQEALARRLERAKKLQEQKEKELLEKRQQEQAAAAAPLLCDTVTAAPGPALNVAALLASGTQVTPQIAMAAQMAALQAKTLAETGIAVPSYYNPSAVNPMKFAEQEKKRKMLWQGKKEGDKSQTAELWEKLNFGNKDQNVKFRKLMGIKGEEEGSSSGTVDEEGLKTLQQQEEMFRNLDVQYEMARSQTHTQRGMGLGFSSSFSSRGMDAV, via the exons ATGGCG GCAAATGACGACGAGTTCGGCTTGGAAACCTGCAAAACATCCCGGAGCTCGAAGCATTGTTCACGGTCCAGATCGCGCTCAGTGGAGCGAAAGCGCAAGTCAG gAGACAAGAGGCACAGACGAAGCCACAGCAGAAGCAAAGAG GCACGGAAGAAAGACTCTGAGAAAGCTCTGAAATGTCAGAGTGGATCAGAGGAGCAGATGGAGCCGTCGGATAAAGGCCGTGACAGGCTGTCTGAAGACGTGGAGGAGCGACATCGCAGAAAAGACAAGAAGTCCTCCAGGCCAAGAAGCCTATCAAGATCCCGTTCAAAGGAAAG ACGACATCATAGTCGAAACTGGGACAAAAGAAGATCTCGCTCACGCAGTGGTGAAAGGCGATCGAGGAGTCGCGACAAGAAGAGACGGGCCAGGTCTCGATCAAACTCCAGAAGCAAACACAAACATCGCAGCAGGAGCCGTAGCAAGAGCAG ggagaagaagaagaggacagaGAAAGCGCGGAGAAAAAGTCGCAGTCGGTCAGTTAGCCCTGTGACCTTCAGGGGTAGAAACACAGCCATGGATGCTCAGGAAGCATTGGCTAGAAG GTTGGAGAGAGCAAAGAAGCTTCAAGAACAGAAAGAAAAGGAGTTGTTGGAAAAACGGCAACAAGAGCAAGCAGCAG CAGCTGCTCCACTGTTGTGTGATACGGTCACCGCCGCACCCGGTCCAGCCCTGAACGTCGCAGCACTGCTGGCCTCTGGCACACAGGTCACGCCCCAGATCGCAATGGCTGCTCAGATGGCAGCGCTTCAGGCCAAGACGCTGGCAGAGACTGGCATTGCTGTGCCAAGCTACTACAATCCCTCAGCGGTCAACCCAATGAAGTTTGCGGAGCaggagaagaagaggaagatgtTGTGGCAGGGGAAGAAAGAAGGG GACAAGTCACAGACAGCTGAGCTGTGGGAGAAGCTGAATTTTGGCAATAAAGACCAAAATGTGAAGTTTCGCAAGCTTATGGGAATTAAA GGTGAAGAGGAAGGCAGTTCATCAGGAACTGTTGACGAAGAAGGTCTTAAAACCTTGCAGCAGCAGGAAGAGATGTTCCGCAACCTGGACGTCCAGTACGAGATGGCCCGCTCACAGACGCACACGCAGAGGGGAATGGGCCTCGGCTTCTCCTCCTCTTTTTCATCAAGGGGCATGGATGCCGTCTGA
- the rsrc2 gene encoding arginine/serine-rich coiled-coil protein 2 isoform X5, which yields MEPSDKGRDRLSEDVEERHRRKDKKSSRPRSLSRSRSKERRHHSRNWDKRRSRSRSGERRSRSRDKKRRARSRSNSRSKHKHRSRSRSKSREKKKRTEKARRKSRSRSVSPVTFRGRNTAMDAQEALARRLERAKKLQEQKEKELLEKRQQEQAAAAAPLLCDTVTAAPGPALNVAALLASGTQVTPQIAMAAQMAALQAKTLAETGIAVPSYYNPSAVNPMKFAEQEKKRKMLWQGKKEGDKSQTAELWEKLNFGNKDQNVKFRKLMGIKGEEEGSSSGTVDEEGLKTLQQQEEMFRNLDVQYEMARSQTHTQRGMGLGFSSSFSSRGMDAV from the exons ATGGAGCCGTCGGATAAAGGCCGTGACAGGCTGTCTGAAGACGTGGAGGAGCGACATCGCAGAAAAGACAAGAAGTCCTCCAGGCCAAGAAGCCTATCAAGATCCCGTTCAAAGGAAAG ACGACATCATAGTCGAAACTGGGACAAAAGAAGATCTCGCTCACGCAGTGGTGAAAGGCGATCGAGGAGTCGCGACAAGAAGAGACGGGCCAGGTCTCGATCAAACTCCAGAAGCAAACACAAACATCGCAGCAGGAGCCGTAGCAAGAGCAG ggagaagaagaagaggacagaGAAAGCGCGGAGAAAAAGTCGCAGTCGGTCAGTTAGCCCTGTGACCTTCAGGGGTAGAAACACAGCCATGGATGCTCAGGAAGCATTGGCTAGAAG GTTGGAGAGAGCAAAGAAGCTTCAAGAACAGAAAGAAAAGGAGTTGTTGGAAAAACGGCAACAAGAGCAAGCAGCAG CAGCTGCTCCACTGTTGTGTGATACGGTCACCGCCGCACCCGGTCCAGCCCTGAACGTCGCAGCACTGCTGGCCTCTGGCACACAGGTCACGCCCCAGATCGCAATGGCTGCTCAGATGGCAGCGCTTCAGGCCAAGACGCTGGCAGAGACTGGCATTGCTGTGCCAAGCTACTACAATCCCTCAGCGGTCAACCCAATGAAGTTTGCGGAGCaggagaagaagaggaagatgtTGTGGCAGGGGAAGAAAGAAGGG GACAAGTCACAGACAGCTGAGCTGTGGGAGAAGCTGAATTTTGGCAATAAAGACCAAAATGTGAAGTTTCGCAAGCTTATGGGAATTAAA GGTGAAGAGGAAGGCAGTTCATCAGGAACTGTTGACGAAGAAGGTCTTAAAACCTTGCAGCAGCAGGAAGAGATGTTCCGCAACCTGGACGTCCAGTACGAGATGGCCCGCTCACAGACGCACACGCAGAGGGGAATGGGCCTCGGCTTCTCCTCCTCTTTTTCATCAAGGGGCATGGATGCCGTCTGA
- the rsrc2 gene encoding arginine/serine-rich coiled-coil protein 2 isoform X2, whose amino-acid sequence MAANDDEFGLETCKTSRSSKHCSRSRSRSVERKRKSGDKRHRRSHSRSKEARKKDSEKALKCQSGSEEQMEPSDKGRDRLSEDVEERHRRKDKKSSRPRSLSRSRSKERRHHSRNWDKRRSRSRSGERRSRSRDKKRRARSRSNSRSKHKHRSRSRSKSREKKKRTEKARRKSRSRSVSPVTFRGRNTAMDAQEALARRLERAKKLQEQKEKELLEKRQQEQAAAAPLLCDTVTAAPGPALNVAALLASGTQVTPQIAMAAQMAALQAKTLAETGIAVPSYYNPSAVNPMKFAEQEKKRKMLWQGKKEGDKSQTAELWEKLNFGNKDQNVKFRKLMGIKGEEEGSSSGTVDEEGLKTLQQQEEMFRNLDVQYEMARSQTHTQRGMGLGFSSSFSSRGMDAV is encoded by the exons ATGGCG GCAAATGACGACGAGTTCGGCTTGGAAACCTGCAAAACATCCCGGAGCTCGAAGCATTGTTCACGGTCCAGATCGCGCTCAGTGGAGCGAAAGCGCAAGTCAG gAGACAAGAGGCACAGACGAAGCCACAGCAGAAGCAAAGAG GCACGGAAGAAAGACTCTGAGAAAGCTCTGAAATGTCAGAGTGGATCAGAGGAGCAGATGGAGCCGTCGGATAAAGGCCGTGACAGGCTGTCTGAAGACGTGGAGGAGCGACATCGCAGAAAAGACAAGAAGTCCTCCAGGCCAAGAAGCCTATCAAGATCCCGTTCAAAGGAAAG ACGACATCATAGTCGAAACTGGGACAAAAGAAGATCTCGCTCACGCAGTGGTGAAAGGCGATCGAGGAGTCGCGACAAGAAGAGACGGGCCAGGTCTCGATCAAACTCCAGAAGCAAACACAAACATCGCAGCAGGAGCCGTAGCAAGAGCAG ggagaagaagaagaggacagaGAAAGCGCGGAGAAAAAGTCGCAGTCGGTCAGTTAGCCCTGTGACCTTCAGGGGTAGAAACACAGCCATGGATGCTCAGGAAGCATTGGCTAGAAG GTTGGAGAGAGCAAAGAAGCTTCAAGAACAGAAAGAAAAGGAGTTGTTGGAAAAACGGCAACAAGAGCAAGCAGCAG CTGCTCCACTGTTGTGTGATACGGTCACCGCCGCACCCGGTCCAGCCCTGAACGTCGCAGCACTGCTGGCCTCTGGCACACAGGTCACGCCCCAGATCGCAATGGCTGCTCAGATGGCAGCGCTTCAGGCCAAGACGCTGGCAGAGACTGGCATTGCTGTGCCAAGCTACTACAATCCCTCAGCGGTCAACCCAATGAAGTTTGCGGAGCaggagaagaagaggaagatgtTGTGGCAGGGGAAGAAAGAAGGG GACAAGTCACAGACAGCTGAGCTGTGGGAGAAGCTGAATTTTGGCAATAAAGACCAAAATGTGAAGTTTCGCAAGCTTATGGGAATTAAA GGTGAAGAGGAAGGCAGTTCATCAGGAACTGTTGACGAAGAAGGTCTTAAAACCTTGCAGCAGCAGGAAGAGATGTTCCGCAACCTGGACGTCCAGTACGAGATGGCCCGCTCACAGACGCACACGCAGAGGGGAATGGGCCTCGGCTTCTCCTCCTCTTTTTCATCAAGGGGCATGGATGCCGTCTGA
- the rsrc2 gene encoding arginine/serine-rich coiled-coil protein 2 isoform X4: MAANDDEFGLETCKTSRSSKHCSRSRSRSVERKRKSGDKRHRRSHSRSKEARKKDSEKALKCQSGSEEQMEPSDKGRDRLSEDVEERHRRKDKKSSRPRSLSRSRSKERRHHSRNWDKRRSRSRSGERRSRSRDKKRRARSRSNSRSKHKHRSRSRSKSRLERAKKLQEQKEKELLEKRQQEQAAAAPLLCDTVTAAPGPALNVAALLASGTQVTPQIAMAAQMAALQAKTLAETGIAVPSYYNPSAVNPMKFAEQEKKRKMLWQGKKEGDKSQTAELWEKLNFGNKDQNVKFRKLMGIKGEEEGSSSGTVDEEGLKTLQQQEEMFRNLDVQYEMARSQTHTQRGMGLGFSSSFSSRGMDAV, translated from the exons ATGGCG GCAAATGACGACGAGTTCGGCTTGGAAACCTGCAAAACATCCCGGAGCTCGAAGCATTGTTCACGGTCCAGATCGCGCTCAGTGGAGCGAAAGCGCAAGTCAG gAGACAAGAGGCACAGACGAAGCCACAGCAGAAGCAAAGAG GCACGGAAGAAAGACTCTGAGAAAGCTCTGAAATGTCAGAGTGGATCAGAGGAGCAGATGGAGCCGTCGGATAAAGGCCGTGACAGGCTGTCTGAAGACGTGGAGGAGCGACATCGCAGAAAAGACAAGAAGTCCTCCAGGCCAAGAAGCCTATCAAGATCCCGTTCAAAGGAAAG ACGACATCATAGTCGAAACTGGGACAAAAGAAGATCTCGCTCACGCAGTGGTGAAAGGCGATCGAGGAGTCGCGACAAGAAGAGACGGGCCAGGTCTCGATCAAACTCCAGAAGCAAACACAAACATCGCAGCAGGAGCCGTAGCAAGAGCAG GTTGGAGAGAGCAAAGAAGCTTCAAGAACAGAAAGAAAAGGAGTTGTTGGAAAAACGGCAACAAGAGCAAGCAGCAG CTGCTCCACTGTTGTGTGATACGGTCACCGCCGCACCCGGTCCAGCCCTGAACGTCGCAGCACTGCTGGCCTCTGGCACACAGGTCACGCCCCAGATCGCAATGGCTGCTCAGATGGCAGCGCTTCAGGCCAAGACGCTGGCAGAGACTGGCATTGCTGTGCCAAGCTACTACAATCCCTCAGCGGTCAACCCAATGAAGTTTGCGGAGCaggagaagaagaggaagatgtTGTGGCAGGGGAAGAAAGAAGGG GACAAGTCACAGACAGCTGAGCTGTGGGAGAAGCTGAATTTTGGCAATAAAGACCAAAATGTGAAGTTTCGCAAGCTTATGGGAATTAAA GGTGAAGAGGAAGGCAGTTCATCAGGAACTGTTGACGAAGAAGGTCTTAAAACCTTGCAGCAGCAGGAAGAGATGTTCCGCAACCTGGACGTCCAGTACGAGATGGCCCGCTCACAGACGCACACGCAGAGGGGAATGGGCCTCGGCTTCTCCTCCTCTTTTTCATCAAGGGGCATGGATGCCGTCTGA